GTTTGGCCCGGAAACCCGCGGCCTGCCGGCCACGATTCTGGACGCCCTGCCCGCTGAGCAGAAAATCCGTATTCCGATGATGCCGGACAGCCGCAGCATGAACCTGTCGAACGCGGTGTCCGTGGTGGTGTATGAAGCCTGGCGCCAGCTGGGGTATCCGGGCGCCATTCTCAGAAGTTAAATGCCGTCACCATACTCAAACGTATGGTGAATGCCGTTGAAGTGCTGATCCATATCCATGGACGGTTTATCACTGTCTGGCTTACCGACGATGCGCGCCGGTACGCCAGCGGCGGTGGTGTGCGGCGGCACGGGCTGCAGCACCACAGAGCCCGCGCCGATTTTCGCGCCGCGGCCCACTTCGATATTGCCGAGGATTTTGGCACCCGCGCCAATCATCACCCCTTCACGAATTTTCGGATGGCGATCGCCGCTGGTTTTGCCGGTACCGCCCAGGGTAACCGACTGCAGGATCGACACGTCATCTTCAATGACCGCCGTCTCACCGACAACAATCCCGGTGGCATGGTCGAGCATGATCCCCCGGCCAATTTTGGCCGCCGGATGAATATCAACCTGGAAGGTCACGGAAACCTGGTTTTGCAGGAAAATAGCCAGCGCGCGGCGGCCTTCCTTCCATAACCAGTGACCGATGCGATACGCCTGTAAGGCATGGAAACCCTTCAGGTACAGCAGCGGCGTAGAATATTTGTCAACCGCCGGGTCACGCGTGCGCACGGCCTGAATATCACAGGCGGCAGAGGCGATCATTTCCGGGTCTGCGGCGTAAGCCTCTTCCACCACTTCACGAATGGCGATGGCGGGCATGATTGAAGACGCCAGCTTGTTGGCGAGCATATAGCTCAGGGCACTACCGAGGTTTTCGTGCTTGAGTAACGTTGCATGGTAGAAACTGGCCAGCATTGGCTCACAGTCGGCCAACGCCCGGGCTTCGGCTTTAATATTATTCCAGACGATATCCAGTTCTTCACACGGCATTGCTTACTCCAGACGATAGTATAATGACCAGCCAGTTCTGCGCTGGCTGGGTCATTCAGGTGACAATGGTTCCGACTAGTTACTGCTGCGCTCGTCCTTGCGCGCACGACCTAATAAGGTCAATGCTGCCTCGCGCGCATTTTTTCCGCAATACAATACCTGATAAATTTCCTCGGTTATTGGCATTTCGACACCAAAACGGTGCGCCAATTCGCGGACTTCTTTGGTATTGCGGTAGCCTTCAACCACCTGACCAATCTTCTCCTGCGCCCCTTTTACATCCATGCCCTGACCGAGCATCATGCCAAAGCGGCGGTTACGGGACTGATTGTCGGTACAGGTCAGCACCAGATCGCCTAAACCCGCCATCCCCATAAAGGTGGCCGGATCGGCACCCAGTGCCGCCCCGAGACGGGACATCTCGGTTAACCCACGGGTGATCAGCGCAGTACGTGCGTTGGCGCCAAAGCCGATGCCATCGGACATCCCTGCGCCTATTGCGATCACGTTCTTCACCGCGCCGCCCAGCTGCACGCCGATAAAATCGGGGTTGCTGTAGACGCGGAAACTCTTGCCGCAGTGCAGCAGGTGCTGAAGATCGTCCGCAAAGGCAGGATCCGTGGAGGCCAGCGAGATCGCCGTCGGCAGGCCTGCGGCAAGCTCTTTGGCAAAGGTTGGACCGGAGATAACCGCCAGCGGGATCTCCTCGCCCAGCACTTCGCGGGCAACGTCCTGCAGAAGACGACCGGTTTCGGCTTCCAGCCCTTTCGTCGCCCACACAATGCGTGCATCCGGGCGCATCAGCGGCTTGATCTGCTGTAGCACGTCGCCAAACACATGGCTCGGCACCACAATCAGAATATTGCGGCTGGCCGCCAGCGCGGTCGCAAGGTCGCTTTCCAGGTGGAGGGAGTCAGGGAACGGAACGTCAGGAAGGAACGCCACGTTGCAGCGGTCGTGCTGCAGCGTTGCGATATGTTTTGGGTCGTGGCCCCACAGGACCACCTCGTGACCATTTCTTGCCAGCGTGATGGCAAGAGCGGTGCCGTAAGAGCCGGCACCGATCACAGTCATTGACGCATTAACAGTGCTCATCAGGCATCCTGATGTTGTTCAGCACCTTCGCCAGCCTGCTGCTGCAGATAGTTCATGAACAGCGCATCAAAGTTAACTGGCGCAAGGTTCAGTTGCGGGAATGTACCGCGAGAAACCAGGCTGGTGATGCATTCACGCGCATACGGGAACAGGATGTTCGGGCAGTATGCACCCAGGCAATGCGCCATCTGGTTGCCTTCAATACCGCCGATGGAGAAGATACCGCCCTGCTGTACTTCACACAGGAATGCAGTTTCTTCACCCAGAGAGGCGGTTACGGTCACACGCAGTACGACTTCATACACGTCATCAGCCAGCTGGGTTGATGCGGTATCCAGATCAAGTTTAACCTCTGGCTGCCAATCTTTCTGGAAAACGTGTGGCGCATTTGGCGCTTCGAAAGAGACATCCTTGGTGTAGATACGCTGGATCTGGAAAGTCATTTCGGTGTTGTTTTGTTCTGACATGGAAAAACCCTTTTTAATTGTCCTAAAGTCTCTTAGCTCAGCAGGGGATCGAGTCCACCACGGGCGTCGAGCGCATACAAGTCATCACAGCCGCCAATGTGCTGCGCATCAATAAAAATCTGCGGAACCGTCGTGCGACCACTACGTTGAATCATCTCTTCGCGTTTAATCGCGTCACCATCGATCGGCAGTTCCTGGAACGTTACGCCTTTGCTGTTCAGCAGCGCTTTCGCACGGTGACAGAACGGGCAGGTCGCTTTGGTGTAGATCTCGATATTGGCCATCACTGAACTCCTTATTTACCGCGCACCAAAGGAAGGTTTTCTCCGCTCCAGCCGGAAATGCCTTCTTTCAGCACAGATACGTTTTCGAAGCCTGCTTTATGCAGCAGACTGGCAGATTCCTGCGCCTGCATGCCGGTACCGTCAACAACGATAATCGGCTGGGCTTTATGCTTCTCAAGCTCGCCCACGTTGTTCGCTTTGATTTCAGCTGGCAGCAGGTTAATAGCACCTGCAATGTGCCCTTTGCGGAAATCGTCACGCTGACGCAGATCGACCACGACGGCATCTTCTTTGTTAATCAGACGCGTCGCTTCACCACGGGTGATAACCTTAATCTTAGACGTCAGGCCCTTAAATGTGGTGAACAGCACAGCGGCCAGCAGGCCAATCCACGCGATGCTCAGAACCGGATGGCGGCTAACGAATTGCATAATTTCTTGCATGGAGGGTAACTACTCCCGACTTAGTGATTAAAAAAACCAGGACAGGAGTATACCTGTGCGTTGTGGCAAATACAGCCAGCGACCCTAAGCTAATCCATTTTCTGCGGCATGCCACCTAAAAAAATGCCTCAAAATGGTCGGAGAAGCATCTTGCCCCTGCCCTTTCTTTGATCTTCTGCGGCTATTTGATCGATTCAGCTGTAGTAAAATTACGCAAATTTTGACTCTTGAGCATGAGGTTGTCGCAATGTCGGTTTCTAAAAAACCTATGGTACTGGTGATTCTGGATGGCTATGGCTACCGTGAAGACCAACAGGATAACGCCATTTTCAACGCTAAAACCCCGGTTATGGATGCGCTGTGGGCGAAACGTCCCCACACCCTGATTGATGCATCCGGCCTGGAAGTGGGTCTGCCGGACCGTCAGATGGGTAACTCTGAAGTGGGTCACGTCAACCTGGGCGCCGGGCGTATCGTCTATCAGGATCTGACGCGTCTGGATGTTGAAATCAAAGAACGTACCTTCTTCGCCAACCCTGTGCTGTGTGGTGCGGTGGATAAAGCCGTTGCCGCAGGCAAAGCCGTTCATATCATGGGTCTGCTCTCTGCTGGCGGCGTTCACAGCCATGAAGATCACATTATGGCGATGGTTGAACTGGCCGCTGAGCGCGGTGCGGAAAAAATCTACCTGCACGCGTTCCTGGATGGCCGCGATACGCCACCGCGCAGCGCTAAAGGTTCGCTCAAAGCCTTCGAAGAAAAATTTGCCGCCCTGGGCAAAGGCCGCGTGGCGTCTATCATTGGTCGCTACTACGCCATGGATCGTGATAATCGCTGGGATCGGGTGGAACAGGCCTATGATCTGATGACGCTGGCTAAAGGTGAGTTCCAGTTCGCGACTGCCGTTGAAGGCCTTGAAGCCGCGTATGCACGCGATGAAAACGACGAATTTGTGAAAGCGACCGTTATTCGCGCAGAAGGCCAGGCTGATGCCGCCATGGAAGATGGCGACGCGCTGATCTTCATGAACTTCCGTGCTGACCGTGCGCGTGAAATCACCCGTGCATTCGTCAACAGCGATTTCGACGGTTTTACCCGTAAGAAAGCGGTGAATATCAATTTCATCCAGTTGACCGAGTACGCCGCTGACATTAACGCCCCATGTGCTTACCCGCCGGCTTCACTGGCCAATACCTTCGGTGAGTGGATGGCGAAAAACGATAAGACGCAGTTGCGTATCTCCGAAACCGAGAAATATGCCCACGTCACCTTCTTCTTTAACGGCGGTGTTGAAGAGCCGTTCAAAGGCGAAGATCGCATTCTGATTAATTCACCAAAAGTCGCTACCTATGACCTGCAGCCAGAGATGAGCTCTGCGGAGCTGACCGAAAAACTGGTTGCGGCAATCGTTAGCGGCAAATACGACACCATCATCTGTAACTACCCGAACGGTGACATGGTGGGTCATACCGGGGTGATGGAAGCGGCGATTAAAGCGGTTGAAGCGCTCGACCACTGCGTTGAGCAGGTTGCCAAAGCCGTTGAATCCGTTGGCGGCCAACTGTTGATTACCGCTGACCACGGTAACGCAGAACAGATGCGCGACCCGGCAACAGGCCAGGCGCATACGGCCCACACCAACCTGCCGGTTCCGCTGATTTATGTAGGTGATAAAGCCCTGAAAGCAGTGGAAGGCGGCAAGCTTTCTGACATCGCGCCAACCATGTTGTCGCTGATGGGTATGCCGATCCCTGAAGAGATGACTGGTAAGCCGCTGTTCATCGTGGAATAATCGCTCCCCATGAGGGGAAAGGCGATTTTTTCAATCACATGGGTCGTGAAGCCGCTTAGGTTATCAGTCAGACCTCTGTTTTACGCCAGCGCACTCAGCGCTGGCGTATTGCTGTGCGCCGCATCCGCCCACGCGGATGATCGCGACCAGCTGAAATCCATTCAGGCTGATATCGCCGCCAAAGAGCGTGCGGTACGTCAGCAACAACAGCAACGCGCGTCGCTGCTTGCTCAGCTTAAGCAGCAGGAAGAGGCGATCTCCGCCGCCGCACGCAAGCTCCGCGAAACACAAAACACCCTCGCCCAGTTGAATAAACAGATCGACGAGATGAACGCGTCGATTGCCAAACTGGAACGTCAACGCGATGCGCAGGAACGTAATCTTGCGGCACAGCTTGATGCCGCATTCCGCCAGGGTGAACACACCGGCCTTCAGCTGATCCTCAGCGGCGAAGAGAGCCAGCGCGGGCAGCGCCTGCAGGCTTACTTTGGCTATCTGAACCAGGCGCGCCAGGAGACTATCGCGCAGCTGAAACAGACGCGCGAAGAGGTCACCACGCAAAAAGCCGAACTGGAAGAGAAGCAGAGCCAGCAGCAGACGCTGCTCTACGAACAGCAGGCCCAGCAAGCGAAGCTCGAACAGGCCCGCAACGAGCGTAAGAAAACCCTTTCCGGCCTCGAGTCCTCCATTCAGGCGGGTCAGAGCCAGCTGAGCGAAATGCGCGCCAACGAATCGAAGCTGCGTAACAGCATCGCCCGTGCGGAAGCGGCAGCAAAAGCGCGCGCCGAAAAAGAGGCGCGCGAGGCGCAGGCCGTGCGCGATAAGCAGCAGGAAGCCTCCCGTAAAGGTACGACCTATAAACCAAGCGAAAGCGAACGCTCGCTGATGTCACGAACCGGTGGCCTGGGCTCCCCTCGTGGTCAGGCTTACTGGCCCGTTCGCGGTTCAATTCTGCATCGTTATGGCGAACAGCTGCAGGGTGAACTACGTTGGAAAGGGATAGTTATCGGTGCGTCTGAAGGTAGCGAAGTGAAAGCCATCGCCGATGGCCGCGTGATCCTGGCCGACTGGCTGCAGGGTTACGGGCTTGTGGTGGTGGTTGAGCACGGTAAAGGCGACATGAGCCTCTACGGCTACAACCAGAGCGCACTGGTCAGCGTTGGCACTCAGGTGCGTGCGGGTCAACCCATCGCCCTTGTGGGCAGCAGTGGCGGTCAGGGCCGCCCGTCACTCTATTTCGAAATTCGTCGCCAGGGTCAGGCGGTCAATCCACAGCCGTGGTTGGGAAGATAAGTTTTGCTTCAATTTCGTCGAATTGTTCTCTCCGTCGCCAGCGCACTGGCGCTGGCTGCACCGGTTTACGCCGGTAAACTCGCCATTGTGATTGATGACTTCGGTTATCGTCCTCACTACGAAAATCAGGTGCTGGCGATGCCGGCGGCCATTTCTGTCGCCGTCCTCCCCAATGCGCCACACGCACGTGAGATGGCGACCAAGGCCCACAACAGCGGCCATCAGGTGCTGATCCATCTGCCGATGGCCCCCATCAGCAAACAACCGCTGGAAAAAGATACCCTGCGCCCGGAGATGAGCAGCGATGAGATCGATCGCATCATCCGCGACGCATACAACAAAGTGCCGTATGCCGTGGGGTTAAACAACCATATGGGTAGCGCGATGACATCCAGCCTGTACGGGATGCTCAAAGTGATGCAGGCGCTGGAGCGTTACAACCTCTATTTCCTCGACAGCATGACCATCGGCAACAGTCAGGCGATGCGTGCCGCGCAGGGAACAGGTGTGAAGGTGATCAAGCGCAAGGTGTTCCTTGACGATACGCAGAACGAAGCAGACATTCGTATGCAGTTTAATCGCGCCGTACAGCTGGCCCGCCGTACTGGCTCGGCGATTGCCATTGGCCACCCTCACCCGTCTACCGTTCGCGTCCTGCAGCAAATGCTGCCAACCTTGCGTTCGGATATCACGCTGGTGCGTCCGAGCGATCTTCTGAACGAACCGCAGGTTGATACGTCGACGCCGAACCAGGGGAAACCTGCGTCGTCTGAACCGCGAAATCCGTTCCGCGGGGTGAAACGATGTGTACCGAAACATCCCCCTGAACCGGTTTATGCGACCCGGTTCTTCTCTGTGATTGGTGAAAGCCTGAGCAATAGCACGCTGGTGAAATACGTCCAGCAGCAGTGGCAGGGATGGGGTAAAAAAGCATAACTATTTTATAAAGTGAGAGTCCGTATGTTCCCGGGCGGCGGACTCCCGTTCATCCTGATACTGATACCAGGCTTTGAAATATTTTAAAAAACTGTACGCAGTGGCATACAACCCTGTTGCTACACCCACTCTGCCCTGACGCCAGGCACCACTAAACAGATACCATTTGAAAAAGGCACCGATGGCGCTGATCACACCTCGACCGATAGAGGGGCGTATCGTTTGATATTGAACCAGGCGGGTTGTATAACCATTCAATTTGCTAAAAAGTTCATGCAATGTGTGAAACGTATCATGTCTGACGTAACCGGGAATACGTTCAGAATGGAGAAAACCTTCAACCTGATCGTCTACGGGTCTGTTATTAAAACGTGCCTGCTTCCGGTTAAAAAGCCGTACCGGGTAATCAGGAGAAGAGACCGGATATATCGTTCGGACTTTTTCGCCCAAAACAAACCAGTGACGGCATATTCTCCACGCCATCCCCGGTTCGGGTTCGCCATCCGTTTTTAATTTTAAAATAGTATTCACCGTGTCTGGATCGAGAATTTCATCACTATCGATGCACAGGACCCAGTCGTTGCTCGCTAATGACACGGCGTAGTTCATCTGCTCACCATGCCAGCCATATTTTTTGAATACGGGCGATAACCCATAACTCTGACAAATATATACTGTATTATCCGTACTTCCGGAATCCACAATGATGACTTCATCCGCTATTATTAAAAGAGGCGGTATAACGTCGTGCAACAATCTCTCGGAGTTAAATGTTAATAAGCAGACCGTTATTTTAAACATTTCTCACTCTCTCAATAACAGCATACGTTGTTTCGTTAATACTATCTAAATGAGAAGAGGCGATTAAAGTCTTAAATCACACTTTTAAAATAATATGTTTGATAATTTATCTTATAGAAAAAATTCTAAAATAGAAAAATCTATTTTATTTCAACAGATTCTTTATAATGCGGTTAGATGAAGAGTAGCACACGGATGCAGTCATGCCGCAAAAACGTAAAATTCTCCTCCTGGACACGGGTAAAGAGTGGGGTGGAGGTACCAACAGTATGCTTGAGCTCCTGAAGCGAATTGATCGCGACAAATTCGACATTACCTGTTGTTTTTACAAAGATTATAGTCGTGCTGGAGGTCAAACCATAGGCCAGGTGCTAAACAGCATTGGGATCCCGCTGATCGTCATTCCTCAACATAAGCAACCGGCATGGGCAAAATTGTTGAAAGAAGCAGGACGTGGTCTGCTGTTTTTCTCGCGCAATGCCCGCAAAGCGTTTACGCGGCACGTCGATACCCTGTGGCGTATCAGGCCCAATGTCAGCAAAATCGAAACGCTTTTCTCGCATGGTGGTTTCGATACGCTCTATATGAATAACCAACCTGGCTCGAACGAGGAAGGTTATCTCGCGGCGGCGAAACTACAGGCGCGATTAATTCAGCACTGCCGTATTGAACCTATTCTGTCCCCACCACTGGTGAAACTGGTCAATGCGCATGCCACAAAGATCATCGCGGTCTCGCATGGCGTTGAACAGGTGCTGCTGCAGCATGGTATCCGACCCGATCTCTGTACGACCGTTAACAATGCCATCGACATCCACCAGCCTTTACCGGATCGCGGCGCAATGCGTCAGCGACTGGGCATAGATGACGAAACCTTTGTGTTTGGCAGTATTGGCTCATTGATCCCACGTAAAGCTAACCACCATACACTTGAAGCGCTGGCGAAGTTCAGTCAGAAGCATCCTGAAGCGAAGTGGAAAATGGTGCTGGTCGGTGAAGGTGCCGAGCGCAATGCATTATCCGTACAGGCCAATAAGCTGGGTATTGCAGACAATGTGATCTTCACTGGTTTTCAGAATACCCCTTTCGATTACCTCGCCACGTTTGACGCGTTTATTCTCGCCTCAAAAAGTGAAGGACTTCCTCGCGTAGTGCTGGAAGCGATGCTGCTTACTATTCCCGTTATTGGATCTCAGGTGACCGGCACCGCTGAGCTCATTGATCATGAGTCGACCGGGTTGCTGTTCCCCTGGAGTGATGTTTCACAGCTGGCACAGCATTTAGACAATATCTGGACGGATGCAGATCTGCGAGCTCGACTTGCCGCGGCTGCATACCAAAACGTCTGTCATACCTATACCATTGAAAAATATGTCAGCGGTGTCGAAGCCGTGCTTGGCGCGCAATAATCAAACGAGATAAATATGTTTAAATTTC
This region of Enterobacter cloacae complex sp. R_G8 genomic DNA includes:
- a CDS encoding divergent polysaccharide deacetylase family protein, whose translation is MLQFRRIVLSVASALALAAPVYAGKLAIVIDDFGYRPHYENQVLAMPAAISVAVLPNAPHAREMATKAHNSGHQVLIHLPMAPISKQPLEKDTLRPEMSSDEIDRIIRDAYNKVPYAVGLNNHMGSAMTSSLYGMLKVMQALERYNLYFLDSMTIGNSQAMRAAQGTGVKVIKRKVFLDDTQNEADIRMQFNRAVQLARRTGSAIAIGHPHPSTVRVLQQMLPTLRSDITLVRPSDLLNEPQVDTSTPNQGKPASSEPRNPFRGVKRCVPKHPPEPVYATRFFSVIGESLSNSTLVKYVQQQWQGWGKKA
- the cysE gene encoding serine O-acetyltransferase, producing MPCEELDIVWNNIKAEARALADCEPMLASFYHATLLKHENLGSALSYMLANKLASSIMPAIAIREVVEEAYAADPEMIASAACDIQAVRTRDPAVDKYSTPLLYLKGFHALQAYRIGHWLWKEGRRALAIFLQNQVSVTFQVDIHPAAKIGRGIMLDHATGIVVGETAVIEDDVSILQSVTLGGTGKTSGDRHPKIREGVMIGAGAKILGNIEVGRGAKIGAGSVVLQPVPPHTTAAGVPARIVGKPDSDKPSMDMDQHFNGIHHTFEYGDGI
- the secB gene encoding protein-export chaperone SecB — encoded protein: MSEQNNTEMTFQIQRIYTKDVSFEAPNAPHVFQKDWQPEVKLDLDTASTQLADDVYEVVLRVTVTASLGEETAFLCEVQQGGIFSIGGIEGNQMAHCLGAYCPNILFPYARECITSLVSRGTFPQLNLAPVNFDALFMNYLQQQAGEGAEQHQDA
- a CDS encoding glycosyltransferase; this translates as MPQKRKILLLDTGKEWGGGTNSMLELLKRIDRDKFDITCCFYKDYSRAGGQTIGQVLNSIGIPLIVIPQHKQPAWAKLLKEAGRGLLFFSRNARKAFTRHVDTLWRIRPNVSKIETLFSHGGFDTLYMNNQPGSNEEGYLAAAKLQARLIQHCRIEPILSPPLVKLVNAHATKIIAVSHGVEQVLLQHGIRPDLCTTVNNAIDIHQPLPDRGAMRQRLGIDDETFVFGSIGSLIPRKANHHTLEALAKFSQKHPEAKWKMVLVGEGAERNALSVQANKLGIADNVIFTGFQNTPFDYLATFDAFILASKSEGLPRVVLEAMLLTIPVIGSQVTGTAELIDHESTGLLFPWSDVSQLAQHLDNIWTDADLRARLAAAAYQNVCHTYTIEKYVSGVEAVLGAQ
- a CDS encoding rhodanese-like domain-containing protein, with the protein product MQEIMQFVSRHPVLSIAWIGLLAAVLFTTFKGLTSKIKVITRGEATRLINKEDAVVVDLRQRDDFRKGHIAGAINLLPAEIKANNVGELEKHKAQPIIVVDGTGMQAQESASLLHKAGFENVSVLKEGISGWSGENLPLVRGK
- the grxC gene encoding glutaredoxin 3, giving the protein MANIEIYTKATCPFCHRAKALLNSKGVTFQELPIDGDAIKREEMIQRSGRTTVPQIFIDAQHIGGCDDLYALDARGGLDPLLS
- the gpsA gene encoding NAD(P)H-dependent glycerol-3-phosphate dehydrogenase, which produces MSTVNASMTVIGAGSYGTALAITLARNGHEVVLWGHDPKHIATLQHDRCNVAFLPDVPFPDSLHLESDLATALAASRNILIVVPSHVFGDVLQQIKPLMRPDARIVWATKGLEAETGRLLQDVAREVLGEEIPLAVISGPTFAKELAAGLPTAISLASTDPAFADDLQHLLHCGKSFRVYSNPDFIGVQLGGAVKNVIAIGAGMSDGIGFGANARTALITRGLTEMSRLGAALGADPATFMGMAGLGDLVLTCTDNQSRNRRFGMMLGQGMDVKGAQEKIGQVVEGYRNTKEVRELAHRFGVEMPITEEIYQVLYCGKNAREAALTLLGRARKDERSSN
- the gpmM gene encoding 2,3-bisphosphoglycerate-independent phosphoglycerate mutase; the protein is MSVSKKPMVLVILDGYGYREDQQDNAIFNAKTPVMDALWAKRPHTLIDASGLEVGLPDRQMGNSEVGHVNLGAGRIVYQDLTRLDVEIKERTFFANPVLCGAVDKAVAAGKAVHIMGLLSAGGVHSHEDHIMAMVELAAERGAEKIYLHAFLDGRDTPPRSAKGSLKAFEEKFAALGKGRVASIIGRYYAMDRDNRWDRVEQAYDLMTLAKGEFQFATAVEGLEAAYARDENDEFVKATVIRAEGQADAAMEDGDALIFMNFRADRAREITRAFVNSDFDGFTRKKAVNINFIQLTEYAADINAPCAYPPASLANTFGEWMAKNDKTQLRISETEKYAHVTFFFNGGVEEPFKGEDRILINSPKVATYDLQPEMSSAELTEKLVAAIVSGKYDTIICNYPNGDMVGHTGVMEAAIKAVEALDHCVEQVAKAVESVGGQLLITADHGNAEQMRDPATGQAHTAHTNLPVPLIYVGDKALKAVEGGKLSDIAPTMLSLMGMPIPEEMTGKPLFIVE
- a CDS encoding glycosyltransferase family 2 protein, coding for MFKITVCLLTFNSERLLHDVIPPLLIIADEVIIVDSGSTDNTVYICQSYGLSPVFKKYGWHGEQMNYAVSLASNDWVLCIDSDEILDPDTVNTILKLKTDGEPEPGMAWRICRHWFVLGEKVRTIYPVSSPDYPVRLFNRKQARFNNRPVDDQVEGFLHSERIPGYVRHDTFHTLHELFSKLNGYTTRLVQYQTIRPSIGRGVISAIGAFFKWYLFSGAWRQGRVGVATGLYATAYSFLKYFKAWYQYQDERESAAREHTDSHFIK
- the envC gene encoding murein hydrolase activator EnvC, translated to MTWVVKPLRLSVRPLFYASALSAGVLLCAASAHADDRDQLKSIQADIAAKERAVRQQQQQRASLLAQLKQQEEAISAAARKLRETQNTLAQLNKQIDEMNASIAKLERQRDAQERNLAAQLDAAFRQGEHTGLQLILSGEESQRGQRLQAYFGYLNQARQETIAQLKQTREEVTTQKAELEEKQSQQQTLLYEQQAQQAKLEQARNERKKTLSGLESSIQAGQSQLSEMRANESKLRNSIARAEAAAKARAEKEAREAQAVRDKQQEASRKGTTYKPSESERSLMSRTGGLGSPRGQAYWPVRGSILHRYGEQLQGELRWKGIVIGASEGSEVKAIADGRVILADWLQGYGLVVVVEHGKGDMSLYGYNQSALVSVGTQVRAGQPIALVGSSGGQGRPSLYFEIRRQGQAVNPQPWLGR